One Paenibacillus crassostreae DNA segment encodes these proteins:
- a CDS encoding AAA family ATPase — translation MAKQVRFIRLEVENFAGLPSETVTYGDITAFSGMNGEGKTSLGTAPVWTLYGVDLYGSKYNPTPTTYEYDRVHVSLLMSVDDAELKFAREINAKGTNVFFLNDVPAKAKEFEEAVASLFDKDEFLSLYNPVYFFTQHWTKQREQILKYSTPPAKSEVFAEMSRTSADQKTKDIKHNPQAVKLAELTKKHSLDDLQKIHGGTGGQKSKLEKQSIAAQSRTKTLVEQLQRYPASGSDIEALKTQESALREKIAEIDGGVADAHRINNKRIELVCRITDQSDSIKRSKDKFLILHGETIEENCRTCKQPLNAEAIEATKSDKQQRVDKARADHQVLIDKRTELETELAEIVVVDMSEQQAQVRVLEDQLDPVLAAIRNETERERLQADVDKAKADEADTLASLKESVFILDAIKSYRAKEAELQADKVQSLFTTLKIRLFKHVKTTGEYEPDFSIQSNNKDYVQLSTGQRVGAGLELSEFFFKQSELIVPTFIDSIGEYTGKVAVYGQLITGRAVADQELKIESEVVA, via the coding sequence ATGGCAAAGCAAGTAAGGTTTATCAGGTTAGAGGTTGAGAACTTTGCAGGGCTTCCATCTGAGACAGTCACTTATGGAGATATCACAGCATTCTCAGGCATGAACGGTGAGGGCAAGACTTCTCTCGGTACTGCTCCAGTATGGACCTTGTATGGTGTTGATCTATATGGAAGTAAGTACAACCCAACTCCAACTACCTATGAATACGACCGTGTGCACGTGTCCCTCCTGATGTCAGTAGATGATGCAGAGTTGAAATTCGCTAGAGAAATCAACGCCAAAGGAACGAATGTTTTCTTTTTAAACGATGTGCCAGCTAAAGCCAAAGAATTCGAAGAAGCGGTAGCAAGCCTGTTCGATAAAGACGAATTCCTTTCATTATATAATCCAGTCTATTTCTTCACTCAACACTGGACTAAACAGCGGGAACAGATTCTAAAGTATTCCACTCCGCCTGCCAAGTCAGAAGTGTTTGCGGAAATGTCCAGAACATCTGCTGATCAGAAAACCAAAGACATTAAGCATAATCCACAAGCTGTGAAGCTAGCAGAATTAACAAAGAAGCATTCATTAGATGATCTGCAGAAGATCCACGGTGGTACTGGCGGGCAGAAGTCGAAGTTGGAGAAGCAATCCATTGCGGCACAAAGTCGGACTAAGACATTAGTAGAGCAACTTCAAAGGTATCCAGCAAGCGGTTCTGATATAGAAGCATTGAAGACTCAGGAATCCGCACTTCGTGAAAAGATCGCTGAGATTGATGGCGGTGTGGCTGATGCTCATCGAATCAATAACAAACGGATTGAATTAGTGTGTCGGATAACAGACCAGTCAGATAGCATCAAGCGCAGTAAGGATAAATTCTTAATACTTCATGGCGAGACAATCGAGGAAAATTGCCGCACATGTAAACAACCTTTAAATGCCGAAGCGATAGAGGCTACTAAATCGGATAAACAGCAGCGCGTTGATAAGGCTAGGGCAGACCATCAGGTTCTCATAGACAAACGAACGGAACTTGAAACTGAACTTGCCGAAATAGTAGTCGTTGATATGTCAGAACAACAGGCTCAGGTGAGAGTGCTTGAGGATCAGCTTGATCCAGTCCTAGCCGCAATCAGAAATGAGACTGAACGTGAACGCCTGCAAGCTGATGTAGACAAGGCAAAAGCAGACGAAGCAGACACGCTAGCAAGCTTGAAAGAGTCGGTCTTCATCCTAGATGCTATCAAGTCATACCGAGCAAAAGAAGCAGAACTACAAGCAGATAAGGTTCAGTCACTATTCACAACACTCAAGATCCGACTCTTCAAGCACGTTAAGACAACAGGAGAATATGAACCTGATTTCTCTATCCAAAGCAACAACAAAGACTATGTGCAACTGTCAACTGGACAGCGAGTCGGCGCAGGATTGGAACTCTCAGAATTTTTCTTCAAGCAATCAGAACTCATAGTCCCTACATTCATCGACTCTATCGGAGAATACACAGGCAAAGTTGCGGTATATGGTCAGCTAATTACCGGACGAGCTGTAGCAGATCAGGAACTGAAAATAGAATCGGAGGTCGTTGCCTAA
- a CDS encoding type II toxin-antitoxin system PemK/MazF family toxin: MPILRGQIYWTDLGKGIGSEQAGHRPVLIIQNNEGNRYSPTVIVAPITDAQKKYLPTHARVTLEQELAGIKKNSVVLLEQPRTIDKKRLGYYIGTLSPENMSLVDDCILISLGLVGVTVSTKKATQ; this comes from the coding sequence ATGCCAATACTCAGAGGTCAAATTTACTGGACTGATCTTGGTAAAGGAATCGGTAGTGAACAAGCTGGTCATCGACCTGTACTGATCATCCAAAATAACGAAGGCAATAGGTATTCACCGACAGTAATCGTCGCACCGATCACAGATGCACAAAAAAAATATCTCCCAACACATGCACGGGTCACACTCGAACAAGAGTTAGCTGGGATTAAGAAAAATTCAGTTGTCCTTCTTGAACAGCCTCGCACGATTGATAAGAAAAGGCTCGGATATTACATCGGAACACTATCACCCGAAAATATGTCACTGGTTGATGATTGTATCCTTATCAGTTTGGGATTAGTAGGTGTCACTGTAAGCACAAAAAAAGCCACCCAATAG